One Pristiophorus japonicus isolate sPriJap1 chromosome 19, sPriJap1.hap1, whole genome shotgun sequence genomic window carries:
- the LOC139229621 gene encoding zinc-binding protein A33-like yields the protein MATAQQSESWTEEAICPICLDFFTDPVILECGHNFCRSCITQNWAKRKTNSCPECREEFPEINLKVNRALVNLAEKARKLAVNRKDEDNKLRCEEHQEELTLFCETDKKLICVKCLVATVGPGHKTHNFMGLTEAAQMYRDKLRPFLESATKRKDSALDTARRQKQQISGVREQASCLQTHITSEFAKMHQILTEKEQRLIRDLREQEGKILKPMEKNLSGIQQELDCAEREISKLQRRMANQNNAKFLKEEVPRVSKNNALCSLVSGELSLGIFKGPLQYTVWKEMRSSIIPAPASLTLDPKTKNQWLILSEDRTRVRLGNNLLLILAVILLRDQRQLLSGTPESFNSSAFVLGSEGFTTGRHYWQVVVEDRSGWSVGVVKESVNRTKRIVTRPAAGYWAVGRETGGNYVAFTSPSPTPLSPSVTPRKIGVYLDYEGGQVSFYNADNMSHLYTFTHTFTERIFPIFDLGSSQFGDNSASLTICSD from the exons ATGGCCACCGCACAGCAGTCCGAGAGTTGGACGGAGGAGGCAATTTGTCCCATTTGTCTAGATTTCTTCACCGACCCGGTAATACTGGAGTGTGGGCACAACTTCTGCCGCTCCTGTATCACACAGAATTGGGCAAAGAGGAAGACAAACTCCTGCCCGGAATGCAGAGAGGAGTTTCCGGAAATAAACCTCAAGGTTAATCGGGCCTTAGTGAATCTGGCCGAGAAAGCTCGAAAATTAGCCGTGAATCGGAAAGATGAGGACAATAAACTTCGGTGTGAGGAACATCAGGAAGAACTAACgctgttttgtgaaactgacaagaaactgatcTGTGTGAAGTGTCTGGTcgcgacagtgggcccggggcacaAGACCCACAACTTCATGGGACTGACGGAGGCTGCACAGatgtacagg GATAAACTGAGACCATTCCTAGAATCGGCTACAAAGAGAAAGGATTCGGCTCTGGACACCGCACGGCGCCAGAaacagcagatttccggagttagg GAACAGGCGAGCTGTCTGCAGACCCACATCACATCCGAGTTcgctaaaatgcaccagattctcactgagaaagagcagcgtttgatcagagatctcagggaacaagagggGAAGATCCTAAAACCGATGGAGAAAAACCTCAGTGGAATCCAACAGGAGTTAGATTGTGCTGAGCGAGAAATATCGAAGTTACAGAGACGGATGGCGAACCAAAATAATGCCAAGTTTCTGAAG GAGGAGGTTCCCCGTGTCAGCAAGAATAACGCTCTCTGTTCATTGGTGAGTGGGGAACTGTCACTGGGAATATTCAAAGGCCCTTTACAGTACACAGTGTGGAAAGAAATGAGGAGCAGCATCATCCCAG ctccagcctcCCTGACTCTGGATCCGAAAACAAAGAATCAGtggctcatcctgtctgaggaccGAACCCGTGTGAGACTCGGAAACAACCTGCTGCTGATCTTGGCCGTTATTTTACTCAGAGACCAACGGCAGCTTCTCTCTGGCACCCCGGAGAGTTTCAATTCCTCGGCCTTTGtcctgggatcggagggattcacaACAGGGAGACACTACTGGCAGGTGGTGGTTGAGGACAGGAGTGGGTGGAGTGTAGGAGTGGTCAAAGAGTCTGTGAACAGGACAAAGCGAATTGTCACGAGACCTGCGGCCGGATACTGGGCCGTAGGTCGAGAAACCGGAGGTAACTATGTTGCCTTCACTTccccctcaccgacccccctcAGCCCAAGTGTGACGCCCCGTAAGatcggggtgtacctggactatgagggcggacaggtgtcattttacaatgcggacaacatgtcccatctcTACACTTTCACCCACACGTTCACTGAGAGAATCTTTCCCATCTTCGATCTTGGATCAAGTCAGTTTGGGGACAACTCAGCCTCGCTGACAATCTGTAGCGATTAA